From Streptomyces sp. CMB-StM0423, a single genomic window includes:
- a CDS encoding alanine racemase: protein MPAHTAPVPDHAALRARYDRATAHLDAPFAAVDTEAFDANAADLVRRAAGKPVRVASKSVRCRALLERVLAKPGFAGVMSFTLAESLWLARSGFADVLLAYPSADRAGFAELTGDPKLAAALTVLVDDPAQLDLVDAARGRGREEVRVCLELDTSLRLLGGRVRVGARRSPLSGAAALAAVAREVVRRPGFRLVGLMAYEGHVAGVGDDIPGWPVTSRGIRLMQAVARRQLAERRAEAVAAVRRLADLEFVNGGGTGSVQHTAAEDAVTEVAAGSGLYQPRLFDNYTAFAGRPAAVFALPVVRRPGVGVVTVLGGGYPASGPAGSDRPPVPYLPAGLRYDKQEGAGEVQTPLLGPPADDLLVGDRVWFRHAKAGELCERFDALHLIEGERVTETVPTYRGEGRTFL from the coding sequence ATGCCGGCCCACACCGCCCCCGTCCCGGACCACGCGGCTCTGCGCGCCCGCTACGACCGCGCCACCGCTCATCTCGACGCCCCCTTCGCCGCCGTCGACACCGAGGCGTTCGACGCCAACGCGGCGGATCTGGTGCGCCGGGCCGCGGGCAAGCCGGTGCGGGTGGCGAGCAAGTCGGTGCGCTGCCGGGCGCTGCTGGAGCGGGTGCTCGCCAAGCCGGGCTTCGCCGGGGTCATGTCCTTCACGCTCGCCGAGTCGCTGTGGCTGGCGCGCTCCGGCTTCGCCGACGTGCTGCTGGCGTACCCGTCGGCGGACCGCGCCGGCTTCGCCGAGCTGACCGGCGACCCGAAGCTCGCCGCCGCGCTGACGGTGCTGGTGGACGACCCGGCGCAGTTGGACCTCGTCGACGCCGCGCGGGGGCGCGGGCGCGAGGAGGTGCGCGTCTGCCTGGAACTGGACACGTCACTGCGGCTGCTGGGCGGCAGGGTGCGCGTCGGCGCCCGCCGCTCGCCGCTGTCCGGCGCGGCGGCGCTGGCGGCGGTGGCCCGCGAGGTGGTGCGGCGGCCGGGCTTCCGGCTGGTGGGGCTGATGGCGTACGAGGGGCACGTGGCCGGCGTCGGGGACGACATCCCGGGGTGGCCGGTGACGTCGCGCGGGATCCGGCTGATGCAGGCGGTGGCCCGGCGGCAGCTCGCGGAGCGGCGGGCGGAGGCGGTGGCGGCGGTGCGGCGGCTGGCGGACCTGGAGTTCGTCAACGGCGGCGGTACGGGCAGCGTGCAGCACACCGCCGCGGAGGACGCGGTCACCGAGGTCGCGGCCGGCTCGGGGCTCTACCAGCCGCGGCTGTTCGACAACTACACCGCGTTCGCCGGCCGCCCCGCCGCCGTCTTCGCGCTGCCCGTCGTCCGCCGCCCCGGCGTCGGCGTGGTCACCGTCCTCGGCGGCGGCTACCCCGCCTCCGGCCCCGCCGGCTCCGACCGGCCGCCCGTGCCGTATCTGCCGGCGGGCCTGCGCTACGACAAGCAGGAGGGCGCGGGCGAGGTGCAGACACCGCTGCTCGGCCCGCCCGCCGACGACCTGCTGGTCGGCGACCGGGTGTGGTTCCGGCACGCCAAGGCGGGCGAGCTGTGCGAGCGGTTCGACGCGCTGCACCTGATCGAGGGCGAGCGCGTCACGGAGACGGTCCCGACGTACCGCGGCGAGGGCCGTACGTTCCTCTAG
- the mycP gene encoding type VII secretion-associated serine protease mycosin encodes MTRPFPVRRRAAALLAALAATTLLAATAAPAHADGLQDLQWGLDDVRAPEAWNTTRGEGVTVAVLDTGVDASHPDLTGQVLDGKDFVGFGARRGDDSWARHGTAMAGIIAAHGHGPGAAEGVTGVAPDAKILPVRVILEDGDAQRGKARETRGSALADGIRWAVDNGADVINLSLGDDSKSAHPEPGEDAAVQYALRKGVTVVSSAGNSGEKGDRISYPAAYPGVIAVTAVDRTGARAEFSTKHWYATVSAPGVDVAIADPDRTYYEGWGTSAAAAFVSGVTALVRAANPDLTPWQIRDLLRDTAQDPPEGGRSDELGAGRLDAAAAVAAARELQSAPQEPRSAAYDEKRFGSAPALVATEDDGPNGLALAAGVIGVGLIAGAWFLWRGPRSRAAGVRRGPEPPPFAPRPAGPPRPAPPPGAAGPRPQGGDGPPLGSSGVAEEHS; translated from the coding sequence GTGACCCGCCCGTTCCCCGTACGCCGCCGCGCCGCCGCGCTCCTCGCCGCGCTGGCCGCCACCACGCTGCTCGCCGCCACCGCCGCCCCCGCGCACGCGGACGGCCTCCAGGACCTGCAGTGGGGCCTGGACGACGTCCGCGCCCCCGAGGCGTGGAACACCACCCGCGGCGAGGGCGTCACCGTCGCCGTACTCGACACCGGCGTCGACGCCAGCCACCCCGATCTCACCGGACAGGTGCTGGACGGCAAGGACTTCGTCGGCTTCGGCGCCCGCCGCGGCGACGACTCCTGGGCCCGGCACGGCACCGCCATGGCCGGCATCATCGCCGCGCACGGCCACGGCCCCGGCGCCGCGGAGGGCGTCACGGGCGTCGCGCCGGACGCGAAGATCCTGCCGGTACGGGTCATCCTGGAGGACGGTGACGCGCAGCGCGGCAAGGCCCGCGAGACCCGCGGCAGCGCGCTCGCCGACGGGATCCGCTGGGCCGTCGACAACGGCGCCGACGTCATCAACCTCTCCCTCGGCGACGACAGCAAGTCCGCCCACCCCGAGCCCGGCGAGGACGCCGCCGTGCAGTACGCGCTGCGCAAGGGCGTGACCGTGGTGTCGTCCGCAGGCAACAGCGGCGAGAAGGGCGACCGCATCTCGTACCCCGCGGCCTACCCCGGCGTCATCGCCGTCACCGCCGTCGACCGGACGGGGGCGCGCGCCGAGTTCTCCACCAAGCACTGGTACGCCACCGTCTCCGCCCCCGGCGTCGACGTCGCCATCGCCGACCCCGACCGCACCTACTACGAGGGCTGGGGCACCAGCGCCGCCGCCGCGTTCGTCTCCGGCGTCACCGCCCTGGTCCGCGCCGCCAACCCGGACCTGACCCCCTGGCAGATCCGCGACCTGCTGCGGGACACCGCGCAGGACCCGCCGGAGGGCGGCCGCAGCGACGAGCTGGGCGCCGGCCGGCTGGACGCGGCGGCCGCGGTCGCGGCGGCCCGGGAGCTGCAGTCCGCGCCGCAGGAGCCGAGGTCGGCCGCGTACGACGAGAAGCGCTTCGGCTCGGCGCCCGCGCTCGTCGCCACCGAGGACGACGGGCCCAACGGCCTGGCGCTCGCCGCGGGCGTCATAGGCGTGGGGCTGATCGCGGGCGCGTGGTTCCTGTGGCGCGGTCCGCGGTCGCGCGCGGCCGGCGTCCGGCGCGGCCCCGAGCCCCCGCCCTTCGCGCCGCGGCCGGCCGGGCCGCCGCGGCCGGCGCCCCCGCCCGGCGCCGCAGGACCGCGCCCGCAGGGCGGCGACGGGCCACCGCTAGGCTCGTCGGGTGTCGCTGAAGAACATTCCTGA
- a CDS encoding SseB family protein, with the protein MSLKNIPDPGFAADDGSADPGLAAALTAYAAAPDDPAAGPRVLAALAGTRVLVPVVALLGEVEEGLGSPPSKAGGGLRRDKTSDMAVPTLEIPGGRRALPAFTSTAALARWDPAARPVAVALPQAVRAAVAERADTVVLDVAGPVPYELTGPALLAAAEGRGSTDPLADPGVVAAVTAVVSGVPGVRAASLARAGEADGTLALVPTAGTAPADVARAVAEALAADPALRARLVRGLDLALLPPESPLPGAPLPLRPAG; encoded by the coding sequence GTGTCGCTGAAGAACATTCCTGATCCCGGTTTCGCCGCCGACGACGGCTCGGCGGACCCCGGCCTCGCCGCCGCCCTCACCGCGTACGCGGCAGCCCCCGACGACCCCGCGGCCGGACCCCGGGTGCTCGCGGCCCTCGCCGGCACGCGGGTGCTGGTCCCCGTCGTCGCGCTCCTCGGCGAAGTGGAGGAGGGACTGGGGTCGCCCCCGTCGAAGGCAGGGGGAGGACTGCGCCGCGACAAGACCAGCGACATGGCCGTGCCCACCCTCGAAATCCCCGGCGGCCGGCGTGCCCTGCCCGCCTTCACCTCCACCGCCGCCCTCGCCCGCTGGGACCCCGCCGCCCGCCCCGTGGCCGTGGCGCTGCCGCAGGCCGTACGGGCCGCCGTCGCCGAGCGCGCCGACACCGTCGTCCTGGACGTCGCGGGCCCGGTGCCGTACGAGCTGACAGGACCGGCCCTGCTTGCCGCCGCCGAGGGCCGCGGCAGCACCGACCCGCTGGCCGACCCCGGCGTCGTCGCGGCCGTGACCGCCGTGGTCTCCGGTGTCCCCGGGGTACGCGCCGCGTCCCTGGCCCGCGCCGGCGAGGCGGACGGCACCCTGGCCCTCGTCCCCACCGCAGGCACCGCCCCCGCCGACGTCGCCCGCGCCGTCGCCGAGGCGCTGGCCGCCGACCCCGCCCTGCGGGCCCGGCTGGTCCGTGGCCTGGACCTGGCCCTGCTGCCGCCGGAGTCCCCGCTTCCGGGCGCTCCGCTGCCGCTGCGCCCGGCCGGATAG
- a CDS encoding DUF1844 domain-containing protein produces MSDTGPGADAGPDFDAMTRDIADVPAVEVITTVAVHLMSAAAVKLGLAEDGAAHKDLDEARKLITALAGLVTAGAAEVGSYHAAPLRDGLKSLQLAFREASEHPDEPGHGPGEAYTGPVFG; encoded by the coding sequence ATGAGCGACACCGGCCCCGGCGCCGACGCAGGACCCGACTTCGACGCGATGACCCGCGACATCGCCGATGTCCCCGCCGTGGAGGTGATCACCACGGTGGCGGTGCACCTGATGAGCGCCGCCGCGGTCAAGCTCGGGCTGGCCGAGGACGGCGCCGCGCACAAGGACCTGGACGAGGCCCGCAAGCTGATCACCGCGCTGGCCGGGCTGGTCACCGCGGGCGCCGCGGAGGTCGGCTCGTACCACGCGGCACCGCTGCGCGACGGGCTGAAGTCGCTCCAGCTCGCCTTCCGCGAGGCGTCCGAGCACCCGGACGAGCCGGGTCACGGGCCGGGCGAGGCATACACGGGCCCGGTCTTCGGCTGA
- the infC gene encoding translation initiation factor IF-3, whose amino-acid sequence MSAEPRINDRIRVPEVRLVGPSGEQVGIVPLAKALELAQEYDLDLVEVAATARPPVCKLMDYGKFKYESAMKAREARKNQAHTVIKEMKLRPKIDPHDYDTKKGHVERFLKQGDKVKITIMFRGREQSRPELGRRLLQRLAEDVQELGFVESTPKQDGRNMIMVLGPHKKKTEAMAEAREAQAARKAERRGDDTAPAERAEA is encoded by the coding sequence ATCAGCGCCGAGCCCCGCATCAACGACCGGATTCGCGTCCCCGAGGTGCGACTTGTCGGCCCCAGCGGCGAGCAGGTGGGCATTGTCCCGCTCGCCAAGGCTCTGGAGCTTGCCCAGGAGTACGACCTCGACCTGGTCGAGGTGGCGGCCACCGCCCGTCCTCCGGTGTGCAAGCTGATGGACTACGGGAAGTTCAAGTACGAGTCGGCCATGAAGGCCCGTGAGGCGCGCAAGAACCAGGCGCACACGGTCATCAAGGAGATGAAGCTCCGGCCGAAGATCGACCCGCACGACTACGACACCAAGAAGGGTCACGTCGAGCGGTTTCTCAAGCAGGGTGACAAGGTCAAGATCACGATCATGTTCCGCGGTCGTGAGCAGTCCCGTCCCGAGCTGGGCCGGCGGCTGCTGCAGCGGCTCGCGGAGGACGTGCAGGAGCTGGGCTTCGTGGAGTCCACCCCCAAGCAGGACGGCCGCAACATGATCATGGTCCTCGGTCCGCACAAGAAGAAGACCGAGGCGATGGCCGAAGCCCGGGAGGCCCAGGCCGCCCGCAAGGCGGAGCGCAGGGGCGACGACACCGCTCCGGCGGAGCGCGCCGAGGCCTGA
- the rpmI gene encoding 50S ribosomal protein L35 gives MPKNKTHSGSKKRFRVTGSGKVLRQRANRRHYLEHKPSTLTRRLAGTVELSKADAKKVKKLLGR, from the coding sequence ATGCCGAAGAACAAGACCCACAGTGGTTCCAAGAAGCGCTTCCGCGTGACCGGCTCCGGCAAGGTGCTGCGTCAGCGTGCCAACCGGCGCCACTACCTGGAGCACAAGCCGTCGACTCTGACCCGGCGCCTCGCCGGCACGGTCGAACTGTCCAAGGCCGACGCCAAGAAGGTCAAGAAGCTTCTCGGCAGGTGA
- the rplT gene encoding 50S ribosomal protein L20, whose product MARVKRAVNAQKKRRAILEQASGYRGQRSRLYRKAKEQVTHSLVYNYNDRKKRKGDFRQLWIQRINAAARANGITYNRFIQGLKAAGVEVDRKMLAELAVNDAGAFATLVEVAQKALPSDVNAPKSAA is encoded by the coding sequence GTGGCACGCGTCAAGCGGGCAGTCAACGCCCAGAAGAAGCGCCGGGCGATCCTCGAGCAGGCCAGCGGTTACCGCGGCCAGCGCTCCCGCCTCTACCGCAAGGCGAAGGAGCAGGTCACCCACTCCCTCGTCTACAACTACAACGACCGCAAGAAGCGCAAGGGCGACTTCCGGCAGCTCTGGATCCAGCGGATCAACGCCGCTGCCCGCGCCAACGGCATCACCTACAACCGCTTCATCCAGGGCCTGAAGGCCGCGGGCGTCGAGGTGGACCGCAAGATGCTGGCCGAGCTGGCCGTGAACGACGCCGGCGCGTTCGCCACGCTCGTCGAGGTGGCGCAGAAGGCGCTGCCCAGCGACGTCAACGCGCCGAAGTCCGCTGCCTGA